One Luteibacter sp. 9135 DNA segment encodes these proteins:
- the proP gene encoding glycine betaine/L-proline transporter ProP → MQDRHGHEAHFGWFHRRRKHLKPDDLTIVDQAMLKRAVGAAALGNAMEWFDFGVYGYLAVTLGHVFFPGSSPTAQVIATFATFTVAFLVRPIGGLVFGPMGDRFGRQKVLAATMIMMAAGTFSIGLIPGYDAIGLWAPALLLLARLLQGFSTGGEYGGAATFIAEYSTDARRGQMGSWLEFGTLGGYIAGAGVVTALTTLLSAEQMLDWGWRVPFLVAGPLGLLGLYMRMKLEETPAFKAHADAMEAAGDASRVSLKELVSVHGPQLLKCIGLVLVFNVTDYMLLTYMPSYLTVTLGYSEAKGLLLILIVMLVMMPLNVVGGFFSDRLGRRPMIIGACVAMFVLAIPCLWLVGTGNDWLIFAGLMGLGVALVCFTSTMPATLPALFYTPVRYSALSIAFNVSVSLFGGTTPLVTAWLVERTGDPLLPAYYLMGASVIGLVTMLFVRETAGMPLRGSPPAVADHAEATELLAGDAPLTVDEALPSVPERAVIEGHAA, encoded by the coding sequence ATGCAAGATCGCCACGGGCACGAAGCCCATTTCGGCTGGTTCCATCGCCGTCGTAAACACCTCAAGCCCGACGACCTGACCATCGTCGACCAGGCCATGTTGAAACGTGCCGTGGGTGCTGCCGCGCTGGGCAACGCCATGGAGTGGTTCGACTTCGGCGTCTACGGCTACCTGGCCGTCACCCTGGGGCACGTGTTCTTCCCCGGCAGCAGCCCCACGGCGCAGGTGATCGCCACCTTCGCCACGTTCACCGTGGCGTTCCTGGTGCGCCCCATCGGTGGCCTGGTGTTCGGCCCGATGGGCGACCGCTTCGGGCGGCAGAAGGTACTGGCGGCGACCATGATCATGATGGCAGCGGGCACGTTTTCGATTGGCCTGATTCCCGGTTACGACGCCATCGGCCTGTGGGCGCCGGCCTTGCTGTTGCTCGCGCGCCTGTTGCAGGGCTTTTCCACGGGCGGTGAATACGGCGGTGCAGCCACCTTCATCGCCGAATATTCCACCGATGCACGCCGCGGGCAGATGGGCAGCTGGCTGGAGTTCGGCACGCTGGGCGGTTACATCGCCGGCGCGGGCGTGGTTACCGCGCTGACCACCCTGCTCAGTGCGGAGCAGATGCTCGACTGGGGCTGGCGCGTGCCGTTCCTCGTCGCCGGCCCGCTCGGCCTGCTTGGCCTCTATATGCGCATGAAGCTGGAGGAGACACCGGCGTTCAAGGCGCATGCCGATGCCATGGAAGCGGCCGGCGACGCCTCGCGCGTGTCGCTGAAGGAGCTGGTCTCGGTGCATGGGCCGCAGCTGCTGAAATGCATCGGGCTGGTGCTGGTATTCAACGTCACCGATTACATGCTGCTGACGTACATGCCCAGTTACCTCACGGTGACGCTCGGCTACAGCGAGGCCAAGGGCTTGCTGTTGATCCTCATCGTCATGCTGGTGATGATGCCGCTGAACGTGGTGGGCGGTTTCTTCAGCGACCGCCTTGGGCGTCGGCCGATGATCATCGGCGCGTGCGTGGCGATGTTCGTCCTCGCCATCCCGTGCCTGTGGCTGGTGGGCACCGGAAACGACTGGCTGATCTTCGCCGGCCTGATGGGTCTGGGCGTGGCCCTGGTGTGTTTCACCAGCACGATGCCCGCCACGCTGCCGGCGTTGTTCTACACGCCGGTGCGCTACAGCGCGCTGTCGATCGCGTTCAACGTGTCGGTCTCGCTGTTCGGCGGCACCACGCCGCTGGTTACCGCGTGGCTGGTGGAGCGCACGGGCGATCCGCTGTTGCCCGCCTACTACCTGATGGGCGCGTCCGTGATCGGACTGGTCACCATGCTGTTCGTGCGCGAAACGGCCGGCATGCCCTTGCGCGGTTCGCCGCCGGCGGTGGCCGATCATGCCGAGGCGACGGAACTGCTGGCCGGCGACGCGCCACTGACGGTGGACGAGGCCTTGCCGTCGGTGCCCGAGCGCGCTGTGATCGAAGGTCACGCCGCGTGA
- a CDS encoding LacI family DNA-binding transcriptional regulator, which produces MRSPTIKDVAERAGVSLKTVSRVINHEASVHARTREKVQRAIDALDYQPDQAARSLRSQRTYALGLVYDNPNAHYVIAMQNGVLSVCRERGFGLQIHPCDSSVPRLAEQLCDLVRRNRLAGLVLCPPMSEQPALLTALTEQKVAFVRIISARQDPKDGWPCVFVDDRDAAYAITEHLIQLGHHRIGFLWGGKEHRSSPERYQGYEDALREYGLPVDRKLVVEGDYSFDDGFRGARRLLALKEPPTAIFGSNDEIAAGVLAAARSGGVDVPWELSIAGFEDSPFSKQSWPALTTARQNTEEIGRHAAQRLIAEIEHDDPLHALGNEGFSPDLVVRGSTAPRRPPTGA; this is translated from the coding sequence TTGCGTAGTCCCACCATCAAGGACGTGGCCGAGCGGGCCGGCGTGTCGCTGAAGACCGTCTCCCGTGTCATCAACCACGAAGCATCCGTGCATGCGCGCACCCGCGAGAAGGTGCAGCGTGCCATCGATGCGCTGGATTACCAGCCCGACCAGGCCGCACGCAGCCTGCGCAGCCAGCGCACCTATGCCCTGGGCCTGGTCTACGACAACCCCAACGCGCACTACGTGATCGCCATGCAGAACGGCGTGCTGTCCGTGTGCCGCGAGCGTGGCTTCGGCCTGCAGATCCACCCGTGCGATTCGTCCGTGCCACGGCTTGCGGAACAGTTGTGCGACCTGGTCAGGCGCAACCGCCTGGCCGGCCTGGTGCTGTGTCCGCCGATGTCGGAGCAGCCGGCATTGCTGACGGCGCTGACCGAGCAGAAGGTGGCCTTCGTACGCATCATTTCCGCCCGACAGGATCCGAAAGACGGCTGGCCGTGCGTGTTCGTGGACGACCGCGACGCCGCCTACGCCATCACCGAGCATCTGATCCAGCTGGGCCACCACCGCATCGGTTTCCTGTGGGGCGGCAAGGAGCATCGATCCAGCCCGGAGCGCTACCAGGGCTATGAAGACGCCCTGCGCGAATACGGCCTGCCCGTGGACCGGAAACTGGTGGTCGAGGGCGACTACTCGTTCGACGACGGTTTTCGTGGCGCACGCCGTTTGCTGGCGCTGAAGGAACCACCCACCGCCATCTTCGGTTCCAACGACGAGATCGCCGCCGGCGTGCTGGCGGCAGCGCGCTCGGGCGGGGTGGATGTGCCCTGGGAGCTGTCGATCGCCGGCTTCGAGGACAGCCCGTTCTCCAAGCAATCGTGGCCGGCACTGACCACCGCGCGGCAGAACACCGAGGAAATCGGGCGCCATGCCGCGCAACGCCTGATCGCCGAGATCGAGCACGACGACCCCTTGCACGCGCTGGGCAACGAGGGCTTCAGTCCCGACCTGGTCGTGCGGGGTTCCACGGCGCCGCGGCGCCCGCCTACGGGCGCTTAA
- a CDS encoding sugar MFS transporter, producing MSSTPVAVEETRHSSLVPMIIIGVLFFIFGFVTWLNGPLITFVKLAFNLDDVNAFLVPMAFYLSYFFLALPSSFILKRTGMKKGMGLGLFVMAIGAVLFGQFVTMRIYPGALVGLFVIGAGLSLLQTASNPYISILGPIDSAAQRIAFMGICNKIAGALAPFVFGAVVMSNIGTFDKQIAAAATPGEKDALLAAFAAKVHMPYMVMAALLVVLAIWVVRSSLPEIRASHDNSERAIGHDKGSVFSFPHLWLGVLCLFVYVGVEVMAGDAIGTYGQGFGMTPEDTKHFTSYTLFAMLLGYIAGLLLIPKFVSQQRYLAISAILGVLFSIGTYVTTGYTSVAFVAALGFANAMMWPAIFPLAIKGLGRLTEFGSAFLIMGIAGGAVIPQLFAHLKQTHDFQAVFLCLMVPCYLYILYYGAAGHRVGQHART from the coding sequence ATGTCGTCCACACCGGTCGCCGTCGAAGAGACGCGCCATTCCAGCCTGGTCCCGATGATCATCATCGGCGTCCTGTTCTTCATCTTCGGCTTCGTGACCTGGCTCAACGGCCCGCTGATCACCTTCGTCAAGCTGGCCTTCAACCTGGACGACGTCAACGCCTTCCTCGTGCCGATGGCGTTCTACCTGTCCTACTTCTTCCTCGCCTTGCCCTCGTCGTTCATCCTCAAGCGCACCGGCATGAAGAAGGGCATGGGCCTGGGCCTGTTCGTCATGGCCATCGGTGCGGTGCTGTTCGGCCAGTTCGTCACCATGCGCATCTACCCCGGCGCGCTGGTCGGCCTGTTCGTCATCGGCGCGGGCCTTTCGCTGCTGCAGACGGCGTCCAACCCGTATATCTCCATCCTCGGCCCGATCGACAGCGCGGCGCAGCGCATCGCGTTCATGGGCATCTGCAACAAGATCGCCGGCGCGCTGGCGCCGTTCGTCTTCGGTGCGGTGGTGATGAGCAATATCGGCACCTTCGACAAGCAGATCGCCGCGGCCGCCACGCCGGGCGAGAAGGACGCCCTGCTGGCCGCCTTCGCCGCCAAGGTGCATATGCCGTACATGGTGATGGCCGCACTGCTGGTAGTACTGGCGATCTGGGTGGTGCGTTCCTCGCTGCCGGAGATCCGCGCCTCGCACGACAACTCCGAGCGCGCCATCGGCCACGACAAGGGCAGCGTCTTCAGCTTCCCGCACCTGTGGCTGGGCGTGCTGTGCCTGTTCGTCTACGTGGGCGTGGAAGTGATGGCCGGCGACGCCATCGGCACCTACGGACAGGGCTTCGGCATGACGCCCGAGGACACCAAGCACTTCACCTCGTATACGCTGTTCGCCATGCTGCTGGGCTACATCGCCGGCTTGCTGCTGATCCCGAAGTTCGTCTCGCAGCAGCGCTACCTGGCGATCTCCGCGATCCTGGGCGTGCTGTTCTCCATCGGCACCTATGTCACCACGGGTTACACGTCGGTCGCCTTCGTCGCCGCGCTGGGCTTCGCCAACGCCATGATGTGGCCGGCGATCTTCCCGCTGGCGATCAAGGGCCTGGGGCGCCTGACCGAGTTCGGCTCGGCCTTCCTCATCATGGGCATCGCCGGTGGCGCAGTCATCCCGCAGCTGTTCGCGCACCTGAAGCAGACCCACGACTTCCAGGCCGTGTTCCTCTGCCTGATGGTGCCGTGCTACCTGTACATCCTTTACTACGGCGCGGCCGGCCACCGGGTGGGCCAGCACGCCCGCACGTAA